In Lathyrus oleraceus cultivar Zhongwan6 chromosome 2, CAAS_Psat_ZW6_1.0, whole genome shotgun sequence, the DNA window TTTAGCAGTTGCAATtccgtttctctctctctctctctcactcaaagccttcatccgtagcagctagcactaagattgaaggaatccgttcgtgtggactgagtagaggcgttgtcatcgttcgacgttcgtgatcgctccgtagatctgcatcaaaggttacaatcgccacaagaggtaacgattatatcactgatcatgcccattcgtaaggatcactaaaggagaaattttaaattccgctgcattttggatcgcttTTCTCCTTCAGCTTCACATGCTGTAGCTCTATATAAGACACCTTTGTACCTAGTTTTCGACATCCGGAGATAGAGGCGAAGCGCTGTCGATTTAGTTTGTATACAAATTATATTTTCAAGTGATAATCACTCGATTGAGCGATTACCACGCACTAGTTTTAGGATTTGTATGTACTCTTGGATCAACAATCTTGTCGTTTAAATTGAAGTTATTCCAATTCCGTTTTACTTCCAGTCTCGCATTTATTTTCCTGCATTTACAGGTTTTTTATTATAgtgttttattattattattattattgatatcACATTCTAAGTTAAAATTAATACGATTTGTCACGAGAGTGAGAATCAATTAAGGTTCGAGCTGGCACTGGGAGAACGTGGGGGTCGAACCAGATAGTAGGAACGGGGCATCAATCCTAAAGAGGACGAGAGCGTTTTAGGCATCGATTAGGACTTTCTCAGTTTTCAAAATACGTTTCTTAATTAAAATGGGCGAGCGAGAGAAAAATCTCATGGTTAGGAAGTGTGACTTTATTTAATAGCGCGAGGGTGTGAGGTTTAGTCTTTAAACTTATATGTCCTACTAAACACAATTTAATCGTAAGTCTGAGTTAATCTGTTGCAGAGTCCTTGAGGTGCGCAGAATCCATATTCCGGTCTCTCTCTTTATTATCACATTCTCTAAGTTAACTTTAGTTTCAGTTTTTATTCGTTTAATCAAAGAAATCATTCGCCTTAGCTTTACATATCATCGATAGATAACATTAGTTTGGTTATTAGTCCATGTGagttcgatatcttttaaaattACGCGATAGACTGTGCGCTTGCAGATAGTAATCCGACAGACTTATATAGTCGCGCGATCAAGGTTCAACCTTCATTTTGAGAGAAGAAGAAATTATGGACTTTTGTTCCTAAATTACCCATTATATAGATTCCTTACCAAGACCCAAAAGACTAAATTGCCATTCACTAAATTGCCATTCCTTACCTGTCACTAATATAATAATTTCTAAAGTCTTCATTATTCTTGTCTAAACATGGAGTtttattcaattaatgaaaaatGACTAAAATGTTCTTATGGTAAAATGACTATTTTTCCCACTTTTCTTTTATAGATTCTATTAGTTGATGAATGAGCGGATTCTAATCAATAGTCTAGGCCGAGATATTTTACTCTTTATTTTTTCAATATTtaaaatgaatatatatatatatatatatatatatatatatatatatatatatatatatatatatatatatatatatatatatatataaatatatatatatatttcaaatGTGAAATTGATAGGGTCCAAACACAGTTCTATCATAGTAATATAGAAAATTTGTCGTTTGACCGTAAACTTATATATGATTACCAAAATTTTCTTTTCTTGACAGTTATCCTCTAATTTTTACTATGTAGAATGTTTCTTCTTGAAGGGATTTGTTTCAACTTGCTATATCTCCAAAAAAAAAACTGTaacacaaaaaaaacataaatattGAAAATAAATCGAGGAAAACATCCAAAAATATCAACGAAATTAAGTCctttaaaacaaataaaaatactGCTTATCAGAAATTTTGACAAGCATAACAATTAAATCAAactaaaaaaaagataaaaagaaattaaatgaaAAGTCTTTATTTTTTAAATGGTTAGGTAACCTAGGAGAGACTTCTAATTGAAAAGTAAATATGAGAAACTTGTAAAACTATGTAAACACcaaatgaaaaatagaaaaaaaaactCTAAATAGATAAATAAAAACTTATAAAAGACTCAACATTAATATACTAATTTTAATACAGTCCAAAGTAGAAAATGTCCAAAGCAATGAGTTTCCATAACACAGAAAACCAAACTCCTATGAGAATGTATTAAATATGAGTAGTATGGATAATAATCCCATATTGATTGAAAGGATGGAGACTTGAACATTTATAAGAAAGTCTCACAATATTCAATGTTCCTTAATGAAAAAATTCCTCCAACAACTTTAATTTTTATTTAGAGAAAATGTTAAACGTGCAACAATAATGTTTTAAACATATGTAGCgagaaaataaaaataattaattttattatgaATTGATATGCCAAAAATGTCATTATATATTACGAGATCTTAAATACACTGAAATAACATGGAAGTTGAAACAATCAATACACTAAATAGGTTTGAAATTATTTTTAAATGAGTTAAAAAAGTTAAATAGTTGAATAAAGAAGAAAATACAAACATAAATCAAGTTAATATATAAATTATTAATACAATATAATACTGCTACAACGTCGTTGCCCACAATATCTATAGTAATAGGATTACAAATTATACTAATTTTGCTCCTTTGTTACGCAAGGCAACCGTTGACCATATGAACACCTAACCCaacacatatatatatatatatatatatatatatatttgtattATAAAAATTGAGATATTTGATTTGATATATAAATATATGGATCAAATACATCAATTTTTAAAACATGTCCTATAAAAAATATTGGAAAAATTATTTTAAGaataataatttttaattttattattaataaaatatgAATTTATTATTATACATTGTTTAATAAAATATTGTATACTATTAAcatattatattatttttaaatatgattttagatataattataataaaaatatattgGATAATATAAGAATTGTGGTTGATTGGCAATATATAATAATTTACATAAGTTTATACataaatataaattaaatttATGGAAAACTACCTACAAATTTCTAAATGGAATCTAGTGAAAACCCAAATGTTTTTAGACTTTAAAAAAGATAACTAAGAAAACAAAATAATTCCAAGTGGTTCTCATTCAAAGGCTACGTGCAATGCATGGCCACGTTTGAACTCTTCAAAGTCAAGGTCATCGTTTTGCATATGTGAGACTATACCAACCCAACCTTATTACTAGAGCCATGTGATATTTTTAACAGGATATTCCATCAAGACTAATATAATCGAAAAAAAATATAGATTAGTCTTTTAGAGTTTATTAAAAATATGTCTCTAAAGAAAACAAATGTATTTAAGTTGACATACAAATCTTTctatttttatttcaatttttaatgCGAAAGGAGAATTAAACTTCAAATTCATTTTAAATTATATAAAGGAGTTTGAAATTTAGCAACCATAATTAAACAAGCCAAAACAATTACCAAACCAAACATATTACAATGTCTTTTGAATTCAACAACCTTCACTTCATCTTGGTTCCTCTCTTTGCTCAAGGCCACATGATCCCAATGATAGACATGGCAAGAATCCTAGCAGAACAAAAAGTGACAGTCACTTTACTCACAACACCTCAAAACACTTCAAGATTTCACAAATCAATCCATAGATCAACAAACTCAGGCCTTCCAATTCACCTCCTTGAACTCCCATTTCCATCTCAACAAGCTCAACTTCCATTATCCTGCGAGAATCTCGACACTCTCCCATCAAGAAACCTACTCAGAAACTTCTACACTGCACTTCACATGCTTCAAGAGCCTCTAGAAAACTACATCACCAACCATTCTTTCCCACCAAGTTGCATTATATCTGACAAATGCATCTCTTGGACATCCTCAACGGCAAAAAAGTTCAACGTTCCAAGACTTGTTTTCCACGGCATGTCTTGTTTCTCGTTACTCGCCTCATACAATATCAAACTACACAATGCTCATCATTCTGTCGATTCCGACACCGACCCTTTCGTGATCCCTGGAGTAATGCCTCAAAGGATTGAGATAACAAGAGCTCAGCTTCCCGGAACGTTTGTTTCTCTTCCTGATCTTGATGACTATAGAGACAAAATGCATGAAGCTGAGATCTCTTCACATGGAGTTGTTGTAAATAGTTTTGAGGAGTTAGAACAAGGTTGTGCTCAAGAGTATGAGAAAGTCATGAACAAAAGAGTTTGGTGCATAGGTCCAGTTTCTTTATGCAATAAAGAGAGTTTGGATAAGTTTCAGAGAGGAAACAAATCTTGTATTGAAGAGAAACAATGCTTGGAATGGCTTAACCTAATGGAAACAAGGTCAGTTATTTATGCATGTCTTGGTAGTTTATGTAGACTTGTTACATCACAATTAATAGAGATTGGTTTAGGTTTAGAATCATCAAATAGGCCATTTATTTGGGTGGTGAAAACCAATTATGAGAATTATTTAGAGCTAGAAAATTGGTTAAAAAGTGAAAATTTTGAGGAAAGGGTTAAAGGAAAAGGACTTTTGATTAAAGGATGGGCACCACAAATTTTGATACTTTCTCATCCTTCCATTGGAGGATTCTTAACCCATTGTGGATGGAATTCAACAATAGAAAGTGTGTGTTTTGGGTTGCCAATGATAACATGGCCTTTATTTGCTGAACAATTTGTGAATGAGAAGTTTATTGTTGAAGTTCTAAAGATTGGAGTTGGGGTTGGTGTTGAGGTTCCAGTGAGGTTTGGTGATGAAAAGAAAGCTGGGGTGTTGGTGAAGAAATGTAGAGTTGTTGAAGTTATAGAGATGTGTATGGGAGGAGGTGTAGAAGGAGAAAAGAGGAGGTGTAGAGCAAAAGAGCTTGGAAATATGGCTATAAAGGCTTTAGATGTGGATGAAGGTTCTTCTCACTTCAATATTTCATGTTTAATTCAAGATATTATAGATTATCATTCTACTAAAAACTACTAGAGTTTTTTTTAGTGATCaactttgtttttctttttctttttctttttatattGATGAGATGAATACCCAATCAATATGAATCTTGAACAATTAGAAAGCTATATCACTTGGCTACAACATTTATGCTTGTCTTGAAGTTTAATTTGTCTGCCTTCTATGTCAAATTTAAGGATCAATCCAAGCTTTCTATCTTGTATTTTCTTTCGAACCTTTTCCTAGTATTTTGATCATTTTTTGAGTTGTATTCATACAATCTATTTGGTTTTTATACTCTCAAAAGGATATTTCAATTATtcacaactttcatgtttaattCTAAATTATATTTTGTTCATCTTCAATGCTTAAATAAGTGATCAACTGCTTAAATAAGTGATCAACTTGAGGTTTATCTGCTGGATTATATTTAAGCTTGAGCCTTAATTAGCATAAATCAATTGATCAATGACAAATTTAGTAATTTATTTTTGGGTTTTTCTGTCGCTAACTAAACGAAAAAGATTAATCTGATACATTTTAAATAGTTGAGAGACTAATATAATACTTTTTAAAGTTAAAAGACCAAAATAAACTATCAGATTAAAATAAATGACAAAAAAGGTTTTAAGCCTATTTTAACTATAACTTAAGTTACACCACTATTTTTTTTAGTTGAGTTGAACAACAATgatctttaatttttttttataataacAATCATATATGAAAACAATTTTATTCTCTAATGTGTGATACATGcttaaaaaattatttgaaatacTTAAAGGGATTAGATCTCTGATAAATGCTCGAAGGAGTGTCCTTCTCTCTAGAGTTAAAGTTTGAATCCCTCGTGAGCTAACAATTATTGTAGTAGGTGGTCAGTCCATACAAATTTTCTCTTTCTGTGACTTTAACTGGACACATATTTTTTCTTTCCCTGAATTTAATTGGACACATATTTGATCGAAGATGGGATTAGCAAGACTAACTCAATCAATTTGAATacattattttaattttaaaaaatgagTCTAAATTAAAGAAAAAAATTAATCATTAAAAATAACACACAAAAAATACATATATATTAACTAAACGAAGCATTAACACTACTACAGAAAATCCATTTCACAACGGTTAGAAAAAGGATATCATCACGGTTGACTAACCGTTGTGAGGTATGGTGTGATTGTAAGTATGTTATTTTTCACCACGAGTGTGTGACCGTTGTGATAAACTAGGTAGCGCGCTACCTATCACAACGGTTATAGTAAATAACCGTTGTGCAATATATAAAGGTCACGAGTTCGATTCTCAAAGATTGTATGCTATATAATATTTGGCGCACTACCTATCACCACGGTCTTCTTAATCAACCGTGGTGAAATACTTGgtttttttataattttattttatttttttatatattacAAACCTGTactttttatttgtattttataCATATATTACAAACCTAAATATTTTTTACATCAAAgtcaaaaatattatttacaaaGATATAGTTACAATTTTCATTTATTACAAACATCAAAGTCAAAATAATATATTTACAAACATCAAAACCAAAGTCATATATTAGCACTTTCAAGTAGCACATTGAAAATAAACGTCCAACGTCTACGGATGTCTTTTAAATCATCGGGGGAGAAAGGTATTTTGTCGTTAAATGTCTACATAAAAAAGTGAAGAAAATTGAATATCACATGATTTGAAATATAATATAAAACTTAAACATTAATATGTTATTATAAACATTTTATGAGATAATATATATACCTGATCCCAAAAATCAACAATGTCGGCAGAGACAACATTTAACACGTGTTTCATTACATAATACTCACACTCGTATCCCTCTTCTTGTCTCCTTATCTACAAATTTAAACATTTCATGAATATATAATCACACATGTATGTAACTATATATATAAATGAATGTCATAAGTAATCCACTTACTTTGGACATACAAAATGTAAGATTTTTTTCTAGAATTGATCATAATACAGTGTCGTCGCTCCACAACTCGATATattgaaaatgatttaaaaatattaCACGCTAAATTAATTACAAAGTCAAAGAAAATATTACTAAAAATAGTTATCATATTCGTCCGAAGAGATATCATGATCAACTGAAAAAGTTCACTAAATGAACACAGACATATATAATTAGTATTTGGTAAGACATGGAAACTAACTATAATAGAGAAACCACAATTTTAAAATTACTCACGCATGTAGAAATGGTGCTAAGTAACAGTATATTCTCCCATCTAACAATGATGTTATGTATGTTTCAATCTTTTTTTGAATATTACTTGTAAATCAAATACTAACTGGATCCAAGAACCCATAAATATCTGATTTATTTAACTATATACAAACACGATGAATGTAACTAAATGTTTACACAAAATTCAAAAAATAAGTGAGGAATTAGTTCTATACAAAACGATGAATGTACCATAATGAGATATTTAATTATATACTTACGTGCACCAAACCTAACTTATCCCTACGTCTATCCATTGTTTTTCAATGACCAAATCCTTTATATCATTAGGATCGACATGGAAACACTCTAACTCTCGATCATGTTCAAGATCAAGAGGAATTAGATATTTCTTATCCATAACATGACATAACAATTTGGTTATTGATTCTTCATAAGGAGTCAATAAATTATTATGGATCTCATTATCGATGGGGACAGCTGAACAACTTCCTTTTGTGCGTGCACCATGTATAATAATTCTTTCAAGAAATGATCATCACTATCTTGATGTGTACATTGTTGGGAGGTTCCACTGATTCTCTACATCATAAAAATAACAGGAACACAAAACA includes these proteins:
- the LOC127121471 gene encoding UDP-glycosyltransferase 73D1-like; this translates as MSFEFNNLHFILVPLFAQGHMIPMIDMARILAEQKVTVTLLTTPQNTSRFHKSIHRSTNSGLPIHLLELPFPSQQAQLPLSCENLDTLPSRNLLRNFYTALHMLQEPLENYITNHSFPPSCIISDKCISWTSSTAKKFNVPRLVFHGMSCFSLLASYNIKLHNAHHSVDSDTDPFVIPGVMPQRIEITRAQLPGTFVSLPDLDDYRDKMHEAEISSHGVVVNSFEELEQGCAQEYEKVMNKRVWCIGPVSLCNKESLDKFQRGNKSCIEEKQCLEWLNLMETRSVIYACLGSLCRLVTSQLIEIGLGLESSNRPFIWVVKTNYENYLELENWLKSENFEERVKGKGLLIKGWAPQILILSHPSIGGFLTHCGWNSTIESVCFGLPMITWPLFAEQFVNEKFIVEVLKIGVGVGVEVPVRFGDEKKAGVLVKKCRVVEVIEMCMGGGVEGEKRRCRAKELGNMAIKALDVDEGSSHFNISCLIQDIIDYHSTKNY